GGACCAGCACGGCGACGACGACGATAAAGATCATGTTTGACAGGTTGATCACCACGGAGGCCATACCCCAGTTGGTCGTTACCGCGTCGTACAACAGCATCGCGACATAACATACCGCGTAGTAATGCAGGCGATTCAGGTAAACATAGCGGGCGAAAATCCCTGCCATGACGCCATTTAGCGGCCAGAACAGCGACAGGGCCTCAACGAGCCGTAATTCCGCGCCCACAAAATAGAATAAAGTGGTGAGGATGAAGATCGTCGCTGCATTTCGCAGCGGCGTATCAATCTGGAACGGCCTGAAAGCGGTAAGAGCAGAACGCATTAAATATCATTCCATATGAAAGCTTATGGCAATTATTGCGGTCGTCAGCATGATCGGGACTAACTTGGGATGCATCTATAACACAAATACCACGGGAGCATAACTCGTCAAATTTAGGCGTTCATCTGCAGCACCAGCCAGTGGTGGATGACGCTGACGATATAATTTTGTTGCTGCGCCGTGAGCGTTACGCCCTGTGGAATGTTATGCCATTTTGCCAGACAGCCCCGACAACAGGTAGCGGTGGCATGCTGGGCGATAAACACCGGGTGACCGCGCATGGGCGTCTGTTTACCGTCGTTGGCGGGGTGCGCGGGCGCAAGGCGCTTTTCGACAAAATCCGCGGCGTGCCGATCAATGGTTTCGGGGCCTTTGTCCCAGCAGTACTGTCGTTCCTTATCGCCCAGGCGAAAGCGCGAGCGAAATGTCGATCGCGCCAGGCGGGAAAAGAGAGGATCCAGATCGGACATCAGTATACGGAACGTCCCAGGCGCTGGGTAAGTTTCTCCAGAACCGCCACGCCGGCAAGGGAATTTCCCGTTTCATCCAGTTCCGGGCTCCAGACGGCTATCGCCATTTCATGCGGCACAATCGCCACGACCCCGCCGCCAACGCCCGATTTAGCCGGAAGGCCAACGCGCCAGGCGAACTCGCCGGCGTTTTGATACATCCCGCTGGTGGCCATCAGCGCGTTAACCTGCCGGGCCTGAAGCGGAGAAACCACCTCCTGATCGAGATGCGGCGCGTGCCCCTGGTGCGCAAGGAACAGGAACGTCTGGGCCAGCTCAACGCAGCTCATTTTCAGGGCGCAGTAATGGAAGTAGTTTTGCAGCACGGTCGCCACGTCGTTGTGGAAATTACCGAAGGATTTCATCAGCCATGCGATAGCCGCGTTACGGGCGGAGTGTTCAAACTCCGAGCGTGCCACCACCGCATCATAGGCAATATCGTCAACGCCCGAGAGCTGGCGAACAATCTCCAGCATTCGCTGGCGCGGTGCGCTGAGGCGACTTTGCAGCATATCGCAGACCACCAGCGCCCCGGCATTGATAAAGGGATTTCGCGGTTTACCCTGTTCAATCTCGAGCTGAAGCAGCGAGTTAAAAGGCTGG
This region of Enterobacter asburiae genomic DNA includes:
- a CDS encoding DUF4186 domain-containing protein, whose translation is MSDLDPLFSRLARSTFRSRFRLGDKERQYCWDKGPETIDRHAADFVEKRLAPAHPANDGKQTPMRGHPVFIAQHATATCCRGCLAKWHNIPQGVTLTAQQQNYIVSVIHHWLVLQMNA
- the glsB gene encoding glutaminase B — its product is MAAVIHNEMLDEILAQVRPLIGKGKVADYIPALASVSGNKLGIAICTIDGQRYQAGDAAERFSIQSISKVLSLVAAMRQYEEEEIWQRVGKDPSGQPFNSLLQLEIEQGKPRNPFINAGALVVCDMLQSRLSAPRQRMLEIVRQLSGVDDIAYDAVVARSEFEHSARNAAIAWLMKSFGNFHNDVATVLQNYFHYCALKMSCVELAQTFLFLAHQGHAPHLDQEVVSPLQARQVNALMATSGMYQNAGEFAWRVGLPAKSGVGGGVVAIVPHEMAIAVWSPELDETGNSLAGVAVLEKLTQRLGRSVY